In Spinacia oleracea cultivar Varoflay chromosome 5, BTI_SOV_V1, whole genome shotgun sequence, a single window of DNA contains:
- the LOC110799692 gene encoding vesicle transport v-SNARE 13, whose protein sequence is MSQVFEGYERQYCEISANLTRKCASAGLLNGEQKKQKISEMKSGLEEAESLIRKMDLEARALQPNVKAMLLTKLREYKNDLNNLKSEIKRLSSTDSQAARDALLESGMADALMASADQRGRLLMSTERLNQSTDRVRQSRMTMQETEAIGVSILEDLHQQRQSLLHAHNTLHGVDENVGRSKKILSAMSRRMNKNKLVIGSIITVLVLVIILIVYFKLRH, encoded by the exons ATGAGTCAGGTTTTTGAAGGGTACGAGCGTCAATATTGCGAAATTTCAGCAAATTTGACTCGGAAATGTGCCTCTGCTGGTCTTCTCAATGGAG AGCAGAAGAAGCAGAAAATATCAGAAATGAAAAGTGGTTTGGAAGAAGCTGAATCACTG ATCCGGAAAATGGACCTGGAGGCCAGAGCACTGCAGCCGAATGTGAAGGCTATGTTACTTACCAAGCTTAGAGAGTACAAAAATGACCTAAACAACTTGAAATCTGAGATCAAAAGACTCTCTTCTACTGATAGTCAAGCTGCTCGAGATGCATTGCTGGAATCTGGCATGGCCGATGCACTGATG GCTTCTGCTGATCAAAGAGGGCGGCTATTGATGTCAACAGAGAGATTGAATCAGTCCACTGACAGGGTCAGACAGAGTAGAATGACCATGCAGGAAACTGAAGCTATTGGGGTTTCTATTCTTGAAGATTTGCATCAGCAACGCCAATCGCTTTTGCATGCTCATAATACA CTTCACGGGGTTGACGAGAATGTTGGCAGAAGCAAGAAAATTCTGAGTGCAATGTCAAGGAGAATGAATAAGAACAAATTGGTTATTGGTTCAATTATCACAGTACTGGTTCTTGTAATCATTTTGATCGTTTACTTCAAGTTGAGGCATTAG
- the LOC110798775 gene encoding pentatricopeptide repeat-containing protein At5g61370, mitochondrial — protein MLKRIHTQKLNFLPFSPYTTLETPPFRSTLPGFQELCSLVSTPSGGLDDLESSLKKCEVHLTPSIVVEVVNHCKEEAPTRRLLRFFTWSCKSLGSVLGDKDFNHAIRVFAERKDHRAVDILLANLCKDQRAMEPQTFSTVAEIFVKLGREGDALGIFKNLNLFKCAQDRITVTAIVNALCAKGYARRAEGVVYHHRDKISGIESCIYRSILYGWSMQGNVKETRRVLQEMKSKKITLDLYCFNTYLRCLCEHNLDNNPSGLVPEALNVFMEMRTYKIIPNSISYNVLLSCLGRTRRVKESLGILDTMRKSGCAPDWVTYYLITRVLYLTGRFGKGNQIVDTMIKEGIEPPAKFYYDLVGVLCGVERVNYALELFGCMKKSSGGDYGPVYDVLIPKLCRGGDFEKGRELWDEAERMGIPLRCSRDVLDPSITQVFQANRKENYLKPGDTIELNTQTSKGKQPVQITKKEIFHNRKKRRGKSKKKAAST, from the coding sequence ATGCTTAAAAGAATACATACCCAGAAGTTGAATTTCCTTCCATTTTCTCCATATACCACATTGGAAACTCCTCCTTTTCGTAGTACTCTCCCTGGATTTCAAGAGCTATGCAGCCTTGTTTCGACTCCTAGTGGTGGTCTAGATGACTTGGAATCCAGCCTTAAGAAATGTGAAGTTCACTTAACCCCTTCAATCGTTGTGGAAGTGGTGAATCATTGCAAAGAGGAAGCACCCACAAGACGGTTGCTTCGTTTCTTCACATGGTCATGTAAGAGTTTGGGTTCGGTTTTGGGGGATAAGGATTTTAACCATGCAATTCGGGTTTTTGCTGAGAGGAAGGATCACAGGGCAGTCGACATTTTGCTGGCGAATCTTTGTAAGGATCAGAGAGCTATGGAACCACAGACTTTCAGCACTGTGGCTGAAATCTTTGTTAAACTGGGTAGAGAAGGTGATGCATTGGGCATCTttaaaaacttgaacttgttcAAGTGTGCACAGGACAGAATCACTGTCACTGCTATTGTAAACGCACTCTGTGCCAAAGGGTATGCAAGAAGGGCAGAAGGGGTTGTATATCATCATAGGGATAAGATATCAGGTATAGAGTCTTGCATTTATAGGAGTATATTATATGGTTGGTCTATGCAGGGAAATGTAAAGGAAACTCGCAGAGTTCTTCAGGAAATGAAATCGAAGAAAATTACGCTTGATCTTTATTGCTTCAACACGTATCTAAGGTGTCTTTGTGAACATAACCTTGATAATAACCCATCTGGGCTTGTGCCAGAAGCTCTGAATGTGTTCATGGAGATGAGAACATACAAGATCATTCCAAATTCGATAAGTTACAATGTTTTGCTTTCTTGTTTAGGTAGAACAAGAAGAGTGAAGGAATCACTTGGAATACTTGATACCATGAGGAAATCAGGTTGTGCTCCTGATTGGGTGACTTATTATCTTATTACTCGGGTTTTATACTTGACAGGAAGGTTTGGAAAAGGTAATCAGATTGTGGATACGATGATAAAAGAAGGGATCGAGCCACCAGCAAAGTTTTATTATGATCTAGTTGGTGTTCTTTGTGGGGTTGAGAGAGTGAACTATGCTCTTGAGCTGTTTGGTTGCATGAAGAAAAGCTCAGGTGGTGATTATGGTCCAGTATATGATGTTTTGATACCAAAACTTTGTAGAGGTGGTGATTTTGAGAAGGGAAGAGAGCTTTGGGATGAGGCAGAGAGAATGGGTATTCCTCTTAGATGTTCAAGAGATGTGTTGGATCCTTCAATAACTCAAGTTTTTCAGGCTAATAGGAAGGAGAACTATCTGAAACCTGGTGACACAATAGAACTGAATACTCAAACCAGCAAGGGTAAACAGCCTGTGCAGATCACAAAGAAAGAAATTTTTCATAATAGGAAAAAGCGGAGAGGCAAGTCTAAGAAGAAAGCAGCATCAACTTGA
- the LOC110799705 gene encoding cleavage stimulating factor 64 isoform X1, whose translation MAGNQISGDGLASNLAGMSKTQLYDIMCQMKSLIEQNQQQARKILVQNPLLTRALFQAQIMLGMVQAPQVVQSNQPQASSQPSHPVQQTNVHVAHSTPKQVTLPDQANISQAQLPVRKQQQNQSSLPIMSTPTAQGIHSQPMPPQAIEQPRGPLNTQASQMSHTQSSQVPNMPSLPMHSGSQPPPVHQPPMSSVPSHFQQPMQTTGVSHHQLQPPVPPQPRPPMQMQYQPPIGANMNFQNSGTPQMHHSQPMYHTSSRPPVGTGPFPQGQLPPLPHQPPHQSLYQVGGSHMSVDFNHQNSNKMQMERPSPWPPVSRENTSGSQLPAPPLGPGGNQPPRPPPLTPEVEQQLLQQVMSLTPEQINLLPPEQRHQVLQLQQMLRQ comes from the exons ATGGCGGGAAATCAAATCTCCGGCGACGGTCTGGCGTCGAATCTCGCCGGAATGTCCAAAACCCAACTTTACGACATAATGTGTCAAATGAAG TCACTAATTGAGCAAAATCAGCAGCAAGCGAGGAAGATTTTAGTACAAAACCCTCTTTTAACAAGAGCCCTCTTTCAG GCACAAATTATGCTAGGTATGGTGCAGGCGCCGCAAGTG GTCCAGAGCAATCAGCCTCAGGCTTCATCGCAACCCTCACATCCTGTTCAGCAGACGAATGTCCATGTAGCCCACTCAACACCTAAGCAAGTTACTTTGCCGGACCAAGCAAATATATCACAGGCACAATTGCCTGTGAGAAAGCAACAACAGAATCAATCTTCATTGCCAATCATGTCCACTCCTACGGCGCAGGGTATCCATTCTCAGCCAATGCCTCCACAAGCAATTGAGCAGCCTAGGGGTCCCCTGAATACCCAGGCTAGCCAAATGTCACATACGCAGTCTTCTCAAGTTCCCAATATGCCCTCACTACCAATGCATTCTGGATCACAGCCTCCTCCTGTTCATCAACCTCCCATGTCATCTGTGCCTAGCCATTTTCAGCAACCAATGCAAACAACTGGTGTTTCCCATCATCAGCTACAGCCTCCAGTACCTCCACAGCCAAGGCCTCCGATGCAGATGCAGTATCAACCACCAATTGGCGCAAAtatgaactttcaaaattctGGCACCCCTCAAATGCACCATTCACAACCTATGTATCAT ACAAGTAGCAGGCCTCCTGTTGGAACAGGACCATTTCCCCAAGGGCAACTGCCTCCTCTCCCTCATCAGCCACCTCATCAATCTCTGTATCAG GTAGGAGGCTCACATATGAGCGTAGATTTTAATcatcaaaattcaaacaaaatgcAAATGGAAAGGCCATCCCCTTGGCCACCTGTTTCTCGAGAAAATACGTCTGGATCACAGCTCCCTGCCCCACCTTTGGGTCCAGGTGGCAATCAGCCTCCTCGTCCACCTCCT TTAACCCCTGAAGTGGAGCAACAATTGCTTCAGCAAGTCATGAGTCTGACGCCAGAGCAGATCAATCTGTTGCCTCCAGAACAGAGGCATCAAGTCCTTCAGTTGCAGCAGATGCTTCGTCAATGA
- the LOC110799705 gene encoding uncharacterized protein isoform X2 — MVPLCWMTTTERVVLENLLENFKAQIMLGMVQAPQVVQSNQPQASSQPSHPVQQTNVHVAHSTPKQVTLPDQANISQAQLPVRKQQQNQSSLPIMSTPTAQGIHSQPMPPQAIEQPRGPLNTQASQMSHTQSSQVPNMPSLPMHSGSQPPPVHQPPMSSVPSHFQQPMQTTGVSHHQLQPPVPPQPRPPMQMQYQPPIGANMNFQNSGTPQMHHSQPMYHTSSRPPVGTGPFPQGQLPPLPHQPPHQSLYQVGGSHMSVDFNHQNSNKMQMERPSPWPPVSRENTSGSQLPAPPLGPGGNQPPRPPPLTPEVEQQLLQQVMSLTPEQINLLPPEQRHQVLQLQQMLRQ; from the exons ATGGTACCCTTATGTTGGATGACTACAACAGAAAGAGTAGTGCTGGAAAATCTCTTGGAAAACTTTAAG GCACAAATTATGCTAGGTATGGTGCAGGCGCCGCAAGTG GTCCAGAGCAATCAGCCTCAGGCTTCATCGCAACCCTCACATCCTGTTCAGCAGACGAATGTCCATGTAGCCCACTCAACACCTAAGCAAGTTACTTTGCCGGACCAAGCAAATATATCACAGGCACAATTGCCTGTGAGAAAGCAACAACAGAATCAATCTTCATTGCCAATCATGTCCACTCCTACGGCGCAGGGTATCCATTCTCAGCCAATGCCTCCACAAGCAATTGAGCAGCCTAGGGGTCCCCTGAATACCCAGGCTAGCCAAATGTCACATACGCAGTCTTCTCAAGTTCCCAATATGCCCTCACTACCAATGCATTCTGGATCACAGCCTCCTCCTGTTCATCAACCTCCCATGTCATCTGTGCCTAGCCATTTTCAGCAACCAATGCAAACAACTGGTGTTTCCCATCATCAGCTACAGCCTCCAGTACCTCCACAGCCAAGGCCTCCGATGCAGATGCAGTATCAACCACCAATTGGCGCAAAtatgaactttcaaaattctGGCACCCCTCAAATGCACCATTCACAACCTATGTATCAT ACAAGTAGCAGGCCTCCTGTTGGAACAGGACCATTTCCCCAAGGGCAACTGCCTCCTCTCCCTCATCAGCCACCTCATCAATCTCTGTATCAG GTAGGAGGCTCACATATGAGCGTAGATTTTAATcatcaaaattcaaacaaaatgcAAATGGAAAGGCCATCCCCTTGGCCACCTGTTTCTCGAGAAAATACGTCTGGATCACAGCTCCCTGCCCCACCTTTGGGTCCAGGTGGCAATCAGCCTCCTCGTCCACCTCCT TTAACCCCTGAAGTGGAGCAACAATTGCTTCAGCAAGTCATGAGTCTGACGCCAGAGCAGATCAATCTGTTGCCTCCAGAACAGAGGCATCAAGTCCTTCAGTTGCAGCAGATGCTTCGTCAATGA